In a genomic window of Candidatus Thiothrix sulfatifontis:
- a CDS encoding acetate kinase, producing the protein MKIILVLNAGSSSLKYQVFDMENQQVLVGGLLDRIGEAGAEMASHQEALARIMLHLQAAGITEIDAIGHRVVHGGEHFKQPALIDAAVVEAIRAMIPLAPLHNPANLAGIEVAQRLFPSVPQVAVFDTAFHQTMPPVAFRYAVPVELYREHKVRRYGFHGTSHHYVAQQAAAYLQRDLADLNLITLHLGNGCSATAIAKGKSVDTSMGMTPMEGLVMGTRCGDIDPALHFYLQRETGLSPDAVESLFNKKSGLKGLCGVGDMREVQALADTGDTDAQLAEAMFAYRVKKYIGAYSAVLGQVDAVIFTGGIGEHSARIRAQVCANLQVFGVHPDLAKNAAHTAGILAFQQETATLKLLVIPTNEELEIARSTAQQLFLRRS; encoded by the coding sequence ATGAAAATAATATTGGTGCTGAATGCGGGCAGTTCGTCACTTAAATACCAAGTGTTTGACATGGAAAACCAGCAGGTGCTGGTCGGCGGTTTGCTGGATCGTATTGGTGAGGCAGGCGCTGAAATGGCCTCGCATCAAGAAGCGCTGGCGCGGATTATGCTGCATTTGCAGGCAGCAGGCATTACTGAGATTGACGCGATTGGTCATCGCGTGGTGCACGGTGGCGAACACTTTAAGCAGCCTGCGCTAATTGATGCGGCGGTGGTGGAGGCTATCCGCGCCATGATTCCGTTAGCACCGCTGCACAATCCGGCGAATTTAGCGGGGATTGAAGTGGCGCAACGCTTGTTTCCAAGCGTGCCGCAGGTGGCGGTATTTGATACCGCGTTTCACCAAACCATGCCGCCGGTGGCGTTCCGTTATGCGGTGCCAGTTGAGCTGTATCGGGAACACAAGGTGCGGCGTTATGGCTTTCATGGCACGTCGCACCATTACGTGGCGCAACAAGCGGCAGCGTATTTGCAACGCGATTTGGCTGACCTCAACCTGATCACCTTGCATTTGGGGAATGGTTGCAGTGCGACGGCGATTGCTAAGGGTAAAAGCGTCGATACCTCAATGGGCATGACCCCGATGGAAGGCTTGGTGATGGGGACACGCTGCGGCGATATTGACCCTGCCTTGCATTTTTACTTGCAACGCGAAACGGGTTTGTCGCCGGATGCGGTGGAAAGCCTGTTCAATAAGAAAAGCGGTTTGAAAGGCTTGTGTGGCGTAGGTGATATGCGCGAAGTGCAGGCGCTGGCGGATACCGGCGACACCGATGCGCAATTGGCTGAGGCGATGTTTGCGTATCGGGTGAAAAAATACATCGGCGCGTACAGTGCGGTGTTGGGGCAGGTCGATGCGGTGATTTTCACCGGCGGGATTGGCGAGCATTCGGCACGCATTCGGGCGCAAGTGTGTGCCAATTTGCAGGTATTCGGCGTACACCCCGACCTTGCTAAAAATGCGGCGCACACGGCGGGCATTCTGGCATTTCAGCAGGAAACTGCTACCCTCAAACTTTTGGTGATCCCGACCAATGAGGAGCTTGAAATTGCCCGCAGTACCGCTCAACAGTTGTTTTTACGCCGGTCTTGA
- the pta gene encoding phosphate acetyltransferase, with product MFHSIYIAGAEPHSGKSIIVLGMMEMLRAMTPKVGFFRPVIPENNGNDPLIHLISKRYGLDMVGSELYGCTEDVARKMVAEGNHDELLKLILAKYRAVQEKMDIVVCAGTDFSGASTALELDFNASLANHFGCLFMPIVKGQGRTASEIADAVRMLEEHLATGLHCELLAAFANRVPPTEVNELSALLQGSRFPFYILPEKSSLERPTVGEIARALHFDCLYGTPDSLNHEVSRYKVAAMQVQDFLGHLENCTLIITPGDRSDIILGSLAADASSNYPMIAGLVLTGGQQPAPQVSKLLEGMDALRLPILSSPLDTFETALKVNEVEGSILPSDERKIAVALGLMESCVDMHQLRQLIIENVGQRMTPLMFEYELIQRAKTQRKHIVLPESNDERVLRAAEILSLRDVVTVSLLGVEAEVRAKAAHLGLKLRDVAIIDPRQSPLRREFADAYFELRKHKCLAPEFAWDTMADVSYFGTMMVQLGYADGMVSGAAHTTQHTIRPAFEIIKTKPGCSLVSSVFFMCLEDRVLVYGDCAVNPNPNAEQLADIAVTSADTARMFGIEPRTALLSYSSGESGKGDDVEMVRTAVQLAHARRPELKLDGPMQYDAAVDAEVGSSKMPNSDVAGKATVFIFPDLNTGNNTYKAVQRSANAVAIGPVLQGLNKPVNDLSRGCTVTDIVNTVVITAIQAQQESAA from the coding sequence GTGTTTCACAGCATCTACATCGCCGGGGCAGAACCCCATAGCGGCAAATCTATCATCGTTTTGGGGATGATGGAAATGCTCCGTGCCATGACACCTAAAGTGGGTTTTTTTCGCCCGGTCATTCCCGAAAATAACGGCAATGACCCGCTGATTCACCTGATTTCCAAGCGTTACGGGCTGGATATGGTCGGCAGCGAACTCTACGGCTGTACCGAAGACGTTGCCCGCAAAATGGTGGCGGAAGGCAATCACGATGAACTCCTCAAACTGATCCTCGCCAAATACCGCGCCGTACAAGAAAAAATGGACATTGTGGTGTGCGCCGGAACGGATTTCAGCGGTGCAAGCACGGCGCTGGAGCTGGATTTCAACGCCAGTCTCGCCAATCACTTTGGCTGCTTGTTCATGCCGATTGTCAAAGGCCAAGGGCGCACTGCCAGTGAAATTGCTGATGCAGTGCGAATGCTGGAAGAGCACTTGGCTACAGGATTGCATTGTGAATTGCTGGCTGCTTTTGCCAACCGTGTACCGCCTACTGAAGTCAACGAGCTGTCTGCATTATTGCAAGGGTCGCGTTTCCCGTTTTACATCCTGCCTGAAAAAAGCTCGTTGGAACGCCCGACCGTGGGTGAAATTGCGCGTGCGCTGCATTTCGATTGCCTCTACGGTACGCCAGATTCGCTGAACCACGAAGTGTCGCGCTACAAAGTGGCGGCGATGCAGGTGCAAGATTTCCTTGGACATCTGGAAAATTGCACGCTGATTATTACCCCCGGCGACCGTTCTGACATTATTCTTGGCAGTCTGGCGGCGGATGCCTCCAGCAATTACCCGATGATTGCGGGGCTGGTGTTGACGGGCGGGCAACAACCCGCGCCACAAGTCAGCAAGCTGCTGGAGGGCATGGACGCGTTGCGTTTGCCGATTTTGTCTTCACCGCTGGATACTTTCGAGACGGCACTCAAAGTGAACGAAGTGGAGGGCAGCATTCTACCTTCTGACGAGCGCAAGATCGCGGTGGCGCTAGGCTTGATGGAATCGTGCGTGGATATGCACCAGTTGCGCCAATTGATTATTGAGAATGTGGGGCAACGCATGACCCCGCTAATGTTTGAATACGAACTGATCCAGCGTGCCAAAACGCAGCGCAAGCACATTGTGTTGCCAGAAAGTAACGACGAGCGCGTGTTGCGAGCGGCGGAAATCCTGTCCTTACGTGATGTGGTGACAGTGAGTTTGCTGGGGGTTGAAGCTGAAGTACGTGCCAAAGCCGCGCATTTGGGGCTGAAATTGCGTGATGTGGCGATTATTGATCCGCGTCAATCGCCGTTGCGCCGCGAGTTTGCCGATGCGTATTTCGAGTTACGCAAACACAAGTGTCTCGCCCCGGAATTTGCGTGGGATACGATGGCGGATGTGAGTTATTTCGGCACAATGATGGTGCAGTTGGGCTATGCCGATGGGATGGTGTCCGGTGCGGCGCATACCACCCAGCACACGATTCGTCCTGCATTTGAAATCATTAAAACCAAACCGGGTTGTTCCTTGGTTTCCAGCGTGTTTTTCATGTGCTTGGAAGATCGGGTACTGGTGTATGGCGATTGCGCAGTCAACCCCAATCCGAATGCTGAACAGCTCGCCGATATTGCGGTAACGTCTGCTGACACGGCGCGGATGTTTGGGATTGAGCCACGCACGGCGTTGCTGTCGTATTCGTCGGGCGAATCCGGCAAAGGTGATGATGTGGAAATGGTGCGCACGGCGGTGCAGCTTGCTCATGCGCGTCGCCCTGAGCTGAAACTCGATGGCCCGATGCAATACGACGCGGCAGTGGATGCTGAAGTGGGCAGTTCCAAAATGCCGAATAGCGACGTGGCGGGCAAAGCGACTGTGTTTATTTTCCCCGATCTGAATACCGGCAATAACACCTACAAAGCGGTGCAACGTTCCGCGAATGCGGTCGCGATTGGCCCAGTCTTACAAGGTTTGAACAAGCCCGTGAACGACCTTAGCCGTGGCTGTACGGTGACGGATATTGTGAATACGGTGGTGATTACCGCGATTCAGGCGCAACAGGAGAGTGCTGCATGA
- a CDS encoding OsmC family protein, translated as MDAQPKDPHTVIVNLRDTTGTYTCDINAGKHQMVADEPVPLGGDDLGAAPYQYLKAALGACTAMTIRMYAERKKWPVENVIVTLRHSRDANKQSVFERDIQLLGDLTADQRERLLDIADRCPVHKTLSNGASILTKLID; from the coding sequence ATGGACGCACAACCCAAAGACCCTCACACCGTCATCGTCAATTTGCGTGACACCACAGGCACCTACACCTGTGACATTAATGCAGGCAAGCACCAAATGGTTGCCGACGAACCCGTGCCTCTCGGCGGTGATGACCTTGGCGCGGCACCCTATCAATACCTCAAAGCCGCGCTTGGCGCTTGCACCGCGATGACAATTCGCATGTATGCCGAACGCAAAAAATGGCCGGTCGAAAACGTTATCGTCACGCTGCGCCATAGCCGTGATGCTAATAAACAAAGCGTATTTGAGCGTGACATCCAACTGCTAGGGGATTTAACCGCTGACCAACGCGAACGCTTACTGGATATTGCCGACCGTTGTCCGGTACACAAAACCTTGAGCAATGGTGCTAGTATCCTGACTAAATTGATTGATTAA
- the cysS gene encoding cysteine--tRNA ligase, with protein MLHIYNSLTRQKEVFKPIEPQQVRMYVCGMTVYDYCHLGHARVMVVFDTVYRYLKASGYAVDYVRNITDIDDKIIKRAADNNEPIEALTQRFIDAMHEDEDALNVRRPTSEPRATGNVPEMLAMIQTLLDKGMAYQGKNGDVYYDVSKFDGYGKLSGRKLDELRAGERVAVDEVKDDPLDFVLWKAVKPGEPAWDAPWGQGRPGWHIECSAMSQKLLGDHFDIHGGGSDLQFPHHENEIAQSEGCIGHKHVNYWMHNGFIRVNDEKMSKSLGNFFTIREVLREYKAADIRFFILNSHYRSQLNYGTDQLDAAHASLSRLYTAMRGLPESLPAAYTDYEKRFIAAMDDDFNTPEALAVLFELASDINRIRKTQSDATAASLGALLQRLGNTLGLLQDDPESWFKGSSTADGLDEASIEALIQQRLDARKAKQWAESDRIRDELKAQGVILEDSAGGTTWKRA; from the coding sequence ATGTTGCACATTTACAATAGCCTGACCCGCCAGAAAGAAGTCTTCAAACCCATCGAACCACAGCAAGTACGCATGTACGTGTGCGGCATGACGGTGTATGACTATTGTCACCTCGGTCATGCACGGGTCATGGTGGTGTTCGACACGGTATACCGTTACCTCAAAGCCAGTGGTTACGCGGTTGATTATGTGCGCAATATTACCGACATTGATGACAAGATCATCAAACGCGCTGCCGACAATAATGAGCCGATTGAGGCGTTGACCCAACGTTTCATCGACGCGATGCACGAAGACGAAGACGCGCTCAATGTACGCCGCCCGACTTCGGAACCGCGAGCCACCGGCAATGTCCCCGAAATGCTGGCGATGATTCAAACTTTGCTCGACAAAGGCATGGCGTATCAAGGCAAAAACGGCGACGTGTATTACGATGTCTCGAAATTTGACGGCTACGGCAAACTTTCCGGGCGCAAGCTGGACGAATTACGCGCGGGCGAACGGGTGGCGGTAGACGAGGTAAAAGACGATCCGCTCGATTTCGTGCTGTGGAAAGCCGTGAAACCCGGCGAACCGGCATGGGATGCACCGTGGGGGCAAGGTCGCCCCGGCTGGCACATCGAATGTTCTGCCATGTCGCAGAAATTGCTGGGTGATCATTTCGACATTCATGGCGGCGGCAGCGATTTGCAGTTCCCGCACCATGAAAATGAAATCGCGCAAAGCGAAGGCTGCATCGGTCACAAACACGTCAATTACTGGATGCATAACGGCTTTATCCGCGTCAATGATGAGAAAATGTCCAAATCATTGGGTAATTTTTTCACCATCCGCGAAGTGTTGCGTGAATACAAAGCAGCGGATATTCGCTTTTTCATCCTCAACAGCCATTACCGCAGCCAGTTGAATTACGGCACGGATCAGTTAGATGCAGCACACGCCTCGCTGTCACGCTTGTATACTGCGATGCGCGGCTTGCCGGAATCCTTGCCTGCGGCGTATACCGACTACGAAAAACGTTTCATCGCAGCAATGGATGATGATTTCAACACCCCGGAAGCGCTTGCGGTGCTGTTTGAACTAGCCAGCGACATTAACCGCATTCGCAAAACCCAAAGTGACGCGACTGCGGCAAGTTTGGGAGCATTATTGCAACGTCTGGGTAATACGCTAGGCTTATTGCAGGATGACCCCGAAAGCTGGTTCAAAGGCAGTAGCACTGCCGATGGTTTGGATGAAGCCAGCATCGAAGCCCTCATTCAACAACGCTTAGATGCCCGCAAAGCCAAACAATGGGCAGAATCTGACCGTATCCGTGACGAACTCAAAGCCCAAGGCGTGATTCTGGAAGATAGTGCGGGCGGCACTACTTGGAAACGCGCGTAA
- a CDS encoding FAD-dependent oxidoreductase, with translation MKKITIIGAGFAALSAVRELRKHDRNAEITLVAPLAELHYLPGIIWIPNGLRTRDDLTIPLGNFFQRMNVKFHQGNVTGLRDGGRIVETDTGDIANDGLIIGSGGRFLKKLPGIEHAITPCEGISAAEKIRDRLKEMQSGTIAIGFAGNPNEPSAMRGGPMFEFLFGIDTLLRQQNRRDKFHLVFFSPAPQPGNRLGPKAMSGLLSEMGKREIETHLGHKMKSFSAEKVTTEGGEFNADLILFMPGMTGNLWFDNTTLPRSAGGLLKADKHCKVEGWDKVYVAGDSGSFPGPDWMPKQAHMADLQAEAAAKNLLGELNNTAADATFKIELVCIVDSVNKGMLISRTEKRSLVLPASRVFHWMKRGFEWWYLRQYR, from the coding sequence ATGAAAAAAATTACGATTATCGGGGCGGGTTTTGCCGCTCTGAGTGCTGTGCGTGAATTACGCAAACACGACCGCAATGCTGAAATTACGCTGGTTGCACCACTGGCAGAATTGCATTACCTGCCGGGAATTATCTGGATTCCGAATGGCTTACGTACCCGTGACGATTTAACCATACCGCTAGGTAATTTTTTCCAGCGCATGAACGTTAAGTTCCACCAAGGCAATGTCACGGGGCTGCGTGATGGCGGGCGAATTGTCGAAACCGACACTGGCGACATTGCTAACGACGGTTTAATTATTGGCTCTGGCGGGCGCTTCCTCAAAAAATTGCCGGGGATTGAACACGCCATCACCCCGTGTGAAGGCATTAGCGCGGCTGAAAAAATCCGTGATCGCCTAAAAGAAATGCAGAGCGGCACGATCGCTATCGGGTTTGCAGGCAATCCGAATGAGCCTAGCGCGATGCGTGGCGGGCCGATGTTCGAGTTCCTGTTCGGCATTGATACCTTGCTACGCCAGCAAAACCGCCGCGATAAATTCCATCTGGTATTTTTCAGCCCTGCCCCACAACCGGGTAATCGCCTTGGCCCCAAAGCCATGTCCGGCTTGTTGTCCGAAATGGGCAAGCGTGAAATCGAAACGCACCTTGGTCACAAGATGAAAAGTTTCAGCGCCGAGAAAGTGACGACAGAAGGTGGCGAATTCAACGCTGACTTGATCCTGTTCATGCCGGGAATGACCGGCAACCTATGGTTCGATAACACCACCCTGCCCCGTTCTGCGGGCGGTTTGCTCAAAGCCGATAAGCATTGCAAGGTCGAAGGCTGGGACAAGGTTTATGTAGCAGGCGATTCCGGCAGTTTTCCCGGCCCCGACTGGATGCCGAAGCAAGCGCACATGGCGGATTTGCAAGCTGAAGCGGCGGCGAAAAACCTGCTCGGCGAATTGAACAACACAGCTGCTGACGCCACCTTCAAAATCGAGTTGGTGTGTATTGTCGATTCGGTCAATAAAGGAATGCTGATTTCACGGACAGAAAAGCGTTCACTGGTGCTGCCTGCATCCCGCGTGTTCCACTGGATGAAGCGCGGGTTTGAATGGTGGTATTTGCGTCAGTATCGTTGA
- a CDS encoding 2OG-Fe(II) oxygenase: MLLQPKHHAYPFPFFAVDAAFSEEQCAVLERLFLQESEWQHRDGAFYRCSLRDVTDAIPARFHADILARMREITGLPLVERFIVTAQRMLPGHVIGIHSDRPLLGYEIARLVVQLNQHWQAEHGGVLELFASPEGEAVFKVNPEHNKAFGFLLHPKSYHGVTEVTQPRQTVVFNFWHVANTPELEAHIQALFANLHFSELPAALDPIAADAEARLPEEVTYRAGTAAIALHRWGYDAATVVSGYQYSAGLDGGATHDAETYAAVRLADWVAYLYRDSFDLARWEILRGELAGRERFTRLLSTWQLCFQ; encoded by the coding sequence ATGCTCTTGCAACCCAAGCACCACGCTTACCCCTTCCCGTTTTTTGCTGTGGATGCCGCCTTTTCTGAGGAACAGTGCGCGGTGCTTGAGCGGCTTTTTTTGCAAGAAAGTGAGTGGCAGCATCGGGATGGGGCGTTTTACCGTTGTTCGTTGCGCGACGTTACCGACGCGATTCCAGCAAGGTTTCATGCCGACATACTTGCGCGAATGCGTGAAATTACCGGATTACCACTCGTGGAGCGTTTCATTGTCACGGCGCAACGGATGCTGCCCGGACACGTCATCGGTATCCACAGCGACCGCCCTTTATTGGGCTATGAAATTGCGCGATTGGTCGTGCAACTCAATCAGCACTGGCAAGCTGAACATGGCGGGGTGCTGGAATTATTTGCCTCACCAGAGGGCGAAGCCGTCTTCAAGGTTAACCCTGAACACAACAAAGCCTTTGGGTTTTTGCTGCACCCGAAGTCTTATCATGGTGTCACCGAAGTGACTCAGCCACGCCAAACTGTGGTCTTCAATTTCTGGCATGTCGCGAATACACCTGAACTTGAGGCGCACATTCAAGCCTTGTTTGCCAACCTGCATTTCTCGGAATTACCCGCAGCACTCGACCCGATTGCTGCCGATGCCGAAGCACGATTGCCGGAAGAAGTGACATATCGGGCAGGGACGGCGGCGATTGCACTGCATCGTTGGGGCTATGATGCGGCAACGGTTGTGAGTGGCTACCAGTACAGTGCAGGGTTGGATGGCGGCGCTACGCACGATGCGGAAACTTATGCAGCGGTGCGACTGGCGGACTGGGTGGCGTATTTGTATCGGGATTCGTTTGATTTGGCTCGCTGGGAAATCTTGCGGGGTGAACTGGCGGGAAGGGAAAGGTTTACACGCTTGTTATCGACTTGGCAGCTTTGCTTTCAGTAA
- a CDS encoding ATP-binding protein has protein sequence MIKRNAADLLKKLAVGFPVVSITGPRQSGKTTLAQHCFAEKPYVTLEDPDTRDYALHDPRSFLAQFPDGAILDEVQRCPDLFSYLQGIVDRDGRMGLFILTGSQQFSLKEGISQSLAGRVGMVHLLPLAQDELLAAGDLPTTLDEFLYKGAYPPIYTRPVEAFQWYANYVSTYLERDVRQLINVQDLALFQRFLRVCAHHVGQLVNLTQIANDCGISQKTVEAWLSVLEASYLVVRLQPWYRNFNKRLVKTPKLYFYDTGLVCWLLGIREVEQVKFHAMRGALFENLVISECHKHLFNQGEHPEIWFWRDRSGHEVDMVLERGGKFRAVEVKSGQTLSQDQFKGLQFWQELTGNAGKTLLVYGGEQAQQRTVAQVVPWRNLAELCGN, from the coding sequence ATGATTAAGCGTAACGCTGCGGATTTATTGAAGAAATTGGCTGTGGGTTTCCCTGTGGTGTCGATTACTGGGCCACGTCAGAGCGGTAAAACGACCTTGGCGCAGCATTGTTTTGCGGAAAAACCTTACGTCACGCTGGAAGACCCTGATACCCGCGACTATGCCTTGCATGATCCGCGTAGCTTTCTGGCGCAGTTTCCTGATGGTGCGATTCTGGATGAAGTTCAACGTTGCCCCGATTTGTTTTCCTACCTGCAAGGCATTGTTGACCGCGATGGACGTATGGGCTTGTTTATCCTGACAGGTTCGCAGCAGTTCAGTTTGAAAGAGGGGATCAGCCAATCGTTGGCAGGACGGGTCGGCATGGTGCATTTATTGCCCTTGGCTCAGGATGAATTGCTGGCAGCGGGGGATTTGCCGACGACGTTGGATGAATTTCTCTACAAAGGTGCGTACCCGCCGATTTATACCCGCCCGGTGGAGGCGTTCCAATGGTATGCCAACTATGTCAGCACCTATCTGGAGCGGGATGTGCGGCAATTGATCAATGTGCAGGATTTGGCCTTGTTCCAGCGTTTTTTGCGGGTATGCGCCCATCACGTTGGGCAATTGGTCAACCTGACGCAGATTGCGAATGATTGCGGCATTTCCCAGAAAACGGTGGAGGCGTGGCTGTCGGTGCTGGAAGCGAGTTATCTGGTGGTGCGTTTGCAGCCCTGGTATCGCAATTTCAACAAGCGTCTGGTGAAAACGCCGAAACTGTATTTTTATGATACTGGCTTGGTGTGCTGGTTGTTGGGTATTCGTGAGGTCGAACAGGTGAAGTTTCATGCTATGCGCGGCGCATTGTTTGAAAATCTGGTGATCAGCGAATGCCATAAACACCTGTTTAATCAGGGCGAACACCCCGAAATCTGGTTCTGGCGTGACCGTAGCGGGCATGAAGTGGATATGGTGCTGGAACGTGGCGGGAAATTTCGCGCCGTCGAAGTCAAATCCGGTCAAACCCTGAGCCAAGACCAGTTCAAAGGCTTGCAGTTTTGGCAGGAATTGACGGGCAACGCAGGCAAAACCTTGTTGGTCTACGGCGGGGAACAGGCGCAACAGCGAACAGTGGCACAAGTTGTACCTTGGCGGAATCTAGCGGAATTGTGTGGCAACTAA
- a CDS encoding transposase, with protein sequence MAEYSFNALKSNEKAFVAMTSLNVKEFLGLLELFSAAYQTDLHARGKRVDETRGRSDGKLALIEDKLFFILFYLKTYPLQEVLAHSFDLPQSVANHWIHRLCPVLQSALDKMGHKPIRLCSELMGRLAEEGQQELVIDGTERRIQRPVDNDVQREYYSGKKNPIRLKTMSSLAVLTDISNT encoded by the coding sequence ATGGCGGAGTACAGCTTTAACGCATTGAAATCCAATGAAAAGGCATTTGTTGCCATGACCAGTCTCAACGTCAAGGAGTTTTTGGGTTTGCTCGAACTGTTCAGCGCAGCTTACCAAACTGACCTACACGCACGGGGCAAACGTGTTGATGAGACGCGGGGTCGTTCTGATGGGAAACTGGCATTAATAGAAGACAAACTGTTTTTCATTCTGTTTTACCTGAAGACCTATCCTTTACAAGAAGTGCTGGCGCATTCATTTGATCTTCCCCAAAGTGTGGCAAACCACTGGATACACCGCTTATGCCCGGTATTACAAAGTGCATTGGATAAGATGGGACATAAGCCCATTCGACTATGCTCAGAATTAATGGGACGGCTAGCAGAAGAAGGGCAACAGGAATTGGTTATTGACGGAACAGAGCGGAGAATCCAGCGCCCCGTGGATAATGATGTCCAGCGTGAATACTATAGTGGTAAAAAAAATCCCATACGGTTAAAAACAATGTCATCGTTGGCTGTGCTGACAGACATATCAAATACTTAG
- a CDS encoding transposase family protein produces MKYLGNTHSGKKHDKKIADEEQTRLPEGSVILRDLGFKGADMGKGVTVIEPKKKPRNKCLTPQEKEENRQISARRVVVEHIISGIKRCRCLKDVYRNLKDDFDDQIMEIACGLHNLRNSMRNPIY; encoded by the coding sequence ATCAAATACTTAGGGAATACCCACTCAGGCAAGAAGCATGACAAGAAAATTGCCGATGAGGAGCAGACCCGATTACCGGAGGGTTCTGTGATTTTACGTGATTTAGGCTTCAAGGGGGCTGACATGGGAAAAGGTGTCACCGTCATTGAGCCAAAAAAGAAGCCACGGAATAAATGCCTGACCCCGCAAGAAAAAGAAGAAAACCGTCAAATTTCTGCCCGCAGGGTAGTCGTTGAACATATCATCAGTGGTATTAAACGCTGCCGATGCCTGAAAGATGTGTACCGTAATTTAAAAGATGACTTTGATGACCAGATTATGGAAATTGCTTGCGGACTACACAACCTGAGAAACTCCATGAGAAATCCCATCTATTGA